The window ATGTCTCTTTGGGTTAGAAGACCAGTGAGTCTGTGGAGAAATGATATGTTACAAAAGAAGCAAttaagaggcgcctgggtggctcagtcggttaagcgactgccttctgctcaggtcatgatctcagggtcctgtgaatGAGCCTGGctttaggctccctgctcagcagggagtctccttctctctctgcccctccccctgctcatgcttgtttctctctcaaataaataaaatcttaaaaaaataaagtaaaagaggCAATTGACTTCGAACAAGAATCTCTTCTAGTAATGAAATTCTTGGATTTAGCGTTAGCTGTTTTAAGCTCTTGGAGATCCCTTTGCTTTATGTTGTTTGGCTTTTCTCTGAAGGATAAGTTGCTGAatgactgatttatttatttattttttaaggattttattcatctatttattttagggagagagagagagagagaatgcgtggaggaaagggaggggcagagggtgagggagagagagagaatctcgcacagactgtgcactgagcacagagcccaccgcGGGGCTCggtatcatgaccctgagatcatgagctgagccaaaatcaagagttgggcacttaacccactgagccacccaggcgcccctctgaatGACGAtttaatttaagtaaataaataaattttaaagtgaagaaGATGTTACAGGTATAGTGCAATTTTCTTTAGTAATTggtttgtgttattttttattcaaggGTAGATTTTTTAGTGTGAGTCTGAATGAAGAAATTTTGAGAAGAGGCCTTGGCAAAACTGTTCTTGTTAAAGGGCTAGATTATGATTCTAAAATCTATTGGACAATTCACAGAAACTTACTTAAAGCCGAATTaacagccttaaaaaaaagagaaggaatatgGAAGGAAGAATCTGAAGAAAGttatttggaaaaattcaaaGGCTCCTGGagagaaatatggaaaaaagacagttattttaaaaacattggaTCAGATTTCAATTTGAAAAAAGGAGGTTATTATGACAAATTTAGAAGGACTTATGAAACATGGAAAGACAACATAAATAACTACTCCTTAATACTGAAGTTCAGAGAACTTATGAATTGCATACACTTTCGTAGAAAAGGGTGAACTATTCCAAGAGGTCTGGAGGTGACCCACtcagaaaagagtaaaatatgtaaatacatggATGTTTTTCATTGAGTTGAAGTGGAAATTTCTCTGAATGATCGAAGTTGCACTCTAatggtatttaaatatttaagagatgATTGTTTTAAATGTAGTATCAGAATAATTTAAGCAAATTGTGGTTAATGTAATATGGTTTTAGGAAAAACTGAATACTCAATAAAGTTACCAGGATAAAGGTTGTATACGTTTAGTGTTAATATTTGAAGAGAGAGTTTAACTATTGGGCACTGTTACTGTAGTTATTTTCGGCatccatatttaatttttgttgaaagagagtatttgtttacttttccagttttatcaattttgattACTTGTAATAAACTAACTCTGTACACATCATGGCTGAGGCTACTTTTTTCGCCTGATTGATTTCTAACTGCCTAACAGTGTGGGGCAAAGCTCCATGAGAAGGTCACTTAAACCATTTCTAGTAATAAAGAACGGCTAATTTCTACCTGTTGTTAGATGAAGGGGATAACCCTCCAGACAGAACCATGAGGATAATTGTAAGGACGGAAAGCAATGTGCTGAGGGTGGCAtcaaccaaaaagaaagaacagggatGCTTCAGACATTGTTGAGCCCCTAAAGTAGCCAATCTTTGAAGTATCTTGTGTCCCAGTTCCTCATGTGACATggtaaatttctttgtttttaaagcctGTTTGAGTTCGTTTGAGGATctgatatacacatacatttgcTGCTAAAATCATCCTAACACTACAAGCTTCTCTTATAACACCAGCGATAATCCACTAACATCCACGATGTCTATAGAAGGTTTTCTTAATGATTTATGATGCTGACAAAAGTCAGAGGTTCCACATGGTCTAAAGAGCTGACTACTGTTAGAATCAGTAATTCATCATGAGAAGCTTATTGCTGCTTCCTGACTGCTGGTGAAAACGTAAAGTAGATTTCCCAACATTTTCTAATTAAACGACATTAATTTTTAGTAAGGTCTCAAATCTTCCACAGGTTCTTGTTCTTGTGGTTTTATTTCATCACTTTTGGGGTAGGATGGGATGTTATATCCTAGCTTTTATCCCCTGGGTCTAATGCCTCAGtagcttttctctttgttttaaggGGATGTCCTATCTTTATTGACAGAGAAGTTAACAGAGTACGTTTAAAACTAGTTCTGTGGCAAGCTCGTGGGCCTGCTTCTTTCCCAGTTTGCCTCCCAGTGATGTCGGATCTCATCACAGTTACCACTGTAATCGGTTCTGATGACCTCTGCCAACGCAGTTGGTGCACCACTGTCTTTCCAGATAAGCTGTGTGAAGGTGAAGCTGGTGCAGGTCTTTTTGTGGACTAGATGAAATGACTTGTTCTAACCTTTGCCTTGATTATTTAGTAGGAAAACCCTGATTTTATGGACAAGATggacaagaagaaaaatagaccAGCGGGACTCCTGTTGTGTGCAGTCACCATTTACTGAATGTTCTTGTTCTCCACTTAGGTAGTAGCAGTATTAACATGTACTTGAAGGTTAGGAGGAATCCCATTGGCCAGCAGCTTTCTTCTGGGTCAACAATATCTGTTTTTCTGGCTTTTGTCTCTGGTCTTTCTTGTAGATCAGCTTGTTTGATGGTCCAAGGGCAAGGTGAACTATACAGTTACAGAGGCTAGATCTTTATTACATGAGACAGTTATAATAGGGTCATCTGAAAAAGTAGAAAACTCCCTTTTAGGCTGAATTTCTGACCAAAGCCTGAGTTCTTTGCCTTTCTCAAATAAAGGATTTACTTGTGGTCACTTATCTTCAGAACAACAGGGtctatgaatcatggaacactacatcgaaaagtaatgatgtaatgtatggtgattaacataacaataaaaaagtaaaaaaaaaaaaccaacccaggGTCTATGACTGCCTTTTCCCCTTGACCTTCTTTCCTTTTGGTATCTTGGGTATCTAGacccctttactttttttttttttttaaaagattttatttatttgacacagagagagagacatagcaagagagggaacacaagcagggggagtgggagagggagaagcaggcttcccgccaagcagggagcccgatgcggggcttgatcccaggatcctgggatcgtgacctgagccaaaggcagacgcttaacgactgagccacccaagcacccctagaccactttactttttaaatatatttctatcaaataaatttagTTCTTACTGTTTTTTCTAAATGATTGGATTCTAATGGCCcctttcaatatattttcttttagactcacatttccttttttgtgttttattaatttgtcaTTTTCCAGTCATACTTCTTATATGTGAAATGTTGACAGCAACACTAGCTTTATCATAATTAAATGTGAACAAAGCTTGAGAGAAGAGTGAAAACTGTGCCCATACATATATGATCCAGCATTGTCATTATTTGGCAGCTAAAAGTATATTCCAACAAcacccagagagagaaaacatacaaCCAAAGTCTCCTTACATTTTGCTTTCCTTGTGTTGACATTTGTTAGTTTCATTCATGAGACAGATGTCCAAATGCTGGTTCTTCTCTAGCACATTTGGTCATGGTTATTCCTTGAGTGTTCTCTAGGGGCTCCCTATCATAGTCCCCTGGATTGAGAGATTCttacctctttctctccctaccTGCTTAACTCCCAAGGCAGTTTAGTCCACAGCCTTTTACTGTTGGATCCCCACCACCAGGGATGGCAAGGACACATGAGTTTAATTGTGGAACGTGACTGGGCTTAATCACTCCATTCATGGGTATGTGTTGTGGGGAGTATTAGCAAGTCAGCTTCAGTCCTGCCACTTTCCATGGTGTCAATTCACCTTACAGGAaacttgtgcattttttttaaagattttatttatttgagaaagagagagcgcttATGCGCATGCACGAGTGagtgggaagagggacagagggagagggacagcagactccctgctgagcggggagcctgatgctaacatagggcttcatcccaggaccctgagatgacctggGTTGaagtcagccactcaactgagtgagccacccaggtaccctggaaACTCATGTATTCTTAAACTAAGTGGTAGGGATGTAAGCTATTCACCAGCCACTCACTCtcttttgcttccctctttttatCATGCTTCTTTCTCCTTATCTCAGGTAAATGAAGTACTAGAAGGCTCTGTAGCTTAGCAAATATCAGAAAAGAGATAATCACTATTTCCTAACTTAGTGGAAACAGGATATATGGCACCCTCAGTCTAGTAGAAAAGGGAATGAAGTGCTAATGTCAAATCTTCCCTGggtgaacaggagagagaagggatgGTTGCTGCTCCACAAATTCTAACCGTTCAACTCTTCCTTATTTCAAGACCTCTTATACATTTTGGTCCTGAAATCTTCTAAATCAGCTTGGTCTTTCCCACCACTGGGAAAGCCTGGGGAATCTGCTGCCAGAaatgcaattttttatttttttttttttaaagattttattcatttgacagagacacaccgagagagggaacacaagcagggggagcaggagagggagaagcaggcttcccgctgagcagtgagcccgatgcggggctcgatcccaggaccctgggatcatgacctgagccgaaggcagatgattaacgactgagccacccaggtgcccccagaaaagcaatttttaaaaaacacctgaCTCAAAGAAAAATCAGGGCCACTGATCTCAATAGTTCTGCTATCTCTTGATATGGAACcaaggcaaatgaaaaaaaaatgaaatttccttactacttacagcccattgacaagtccttgaaacaggaagggtgacattcctctaggaactcagctgcctccatgCTAATACTTTGCTAAGGTCAAAAGGCAATCATGGCTTAACATTATCATGACCTCTGGGATCCTGTAAgacttctttaacatataaaaattcctttaacttcccttatctctaccccccaagatatatgttagcaatcatccccTAAGCATATGgtccactgatatacatctgaagggtctcatgactgaggttttactagacagtaataaatgccCTTTTCCTAACAATGGCTaaccccctcaaggtcctggaaaccttgcttccaaaattccctATAGACTTACAATGTCCCTAACCCCCTTCCCaccttgaaagtatataatcaccacccctcacaaccctaatgcagctctttctgcccaggggtcctgtccctgtgctttaataaaaccacctttttgcactgaagatattttaagaattctttcttgaccgttTGCTCCAAACCCCAATAGGTCCTCATCATCTCTCATTTATTCCTGCTCTTTCAGGTGACTCTGAGAATAGTAAAGATCCCAGCCAGTACCTCACACCGACCTGGTACATTTGCAAAACCCGCTTAGGAGAATCAACCACATCTGAGGCAAACAGATAATGTGCTAAGAGTTTTATCTTCTTCTGGATTTCTCCAGCATCATTTGGTTCCTCACCAAGGTGAAGTTTGtagggggaaggaaaaataattttccctctactcttctaggttcttggctgagacacACCTGTAatgaaaagacagattaacagaagaaaaacagaatttaataacatgtatacctcctgtgTACCCGGGAGATACCAAGGAAAGCTGAGTAACTCCCCAAAATGGCCTAAGCCATCCCCTTAAATAACAGCTCCAGCTAAAGACTAGAAGatgttgggggatggggaggccAGTTATGAGAAGTTACCCTGAAAAGCCCAGTAAACAAGGGtaaggttgttatgcagatttaaatccatgccttctccactgataaatttctagagatttagagtcaGATTTAGTTTCCCTggtacacagagagagagacaccttTACAAATGGAGAggtcccttataaatgtaaattgttCTGATAAAAGAGTAACTGTTACTTGGTTTTTAGAACTTCTatctgcagtttcttaaaaataatcagctcaagGTAATCCTTATGTCAAAGagccatattttggggtgacatattTTGCTCCCGTACATTTGCATCTTTGAGACTGGAGTCTCTCCATGTGTTGTCAAGGGGCAGATTGTGGACAGTTTGTCCTAAATCCAATGGTTGTATATGGCATTGATTTGAACAGtgacttttcaaagaaacaacatGATTCAGGAAGCCAAGAAACAGCAGCACTTCAGAATTCATGGCACCAACGGAATGATTATTACTTAAGCCACCATTAATAGGGATGGCAGATACACTAAGGAGTTCAGCTACTGGGGGGATAGCTGGGGTGGATATGGTTTCCCGACTCTTCTTTGTGGTGtggggaggaaaaagttttcctctaccttctttgggtccctggctgggtctgaaaattaaactgataaagacagagtaacaggagaaaaggaTATAAATTGATTTAATACAAGTTTTATGTGACACGAGAACTttcataaggaaataaagacctgaaGAAACAGACCTCCAGCTATAGGGAAGGCACTTCTCTAGGGAGGATTTTGTGACCagtttcagggaagaagggcaagGGAGGGAGATCAGAATGACCTTCCTGCTCCTGCTGTTTTCTCAgactccttcagcttaaaatactCACTCTGCCAAGGTGCCACTTTTGGGATAGTGTGTCCTGAATCCCATCAGTGTTTTGGAGCTTTCCTAATGTCATTACCAATGCAACTATTTCAATGAAGGCAAGTCACAGGAAGAAAGTAatgcaaaaattttttaagattttatttatttgagagagagagagcacaagcagggggagtggcagagggagagagagaagcagattcctctgctgagcagggagcccgatgcaggaccggatcacaggaccctgggatcatgacctgagcggaaggcagacgcttacgcgactgagccacccaggtgccccaagtaatgcaaatttataaaaagaatgaaaaaaattaaaaatgcaagattaaaaattaaaatattaagaacaggggcgcctggctgactgtcagtagagcatgtgactcttgatcttggggtcatgagctcaagccccacgttgggcatagaccttactttaaaaaagttaattaaaaaattattaaaaatattaagaacagaACTTTAGAAGGGAAGTAgtaaaaaaagctttaaaatgaaCTAACTCTACTTCTGTTTCAAGATGGCCGTTGAGCTCATTCTTTTAACTTCCATTCAAATTACgtcaaaatatcaaatattaaatagaaaaaattggTATCAGTGATAGAAAACGGGAAGATGCCATTAATTAGCTAGATAGTTTTGCAAACCATGATGAAGTGGAATTGGATTGAGATACGATTCAATGGTTCAGTATTCTTCAGGAAAGAAGGTGATGTTCAGCTAGGAATTAAGTCAATGCCCTAGTTTGGGATCTCTGAATGATATGAATTCCTTTTGGGCTGGGCAGAGTAATTCTTCATGATCTGGAAGTGTAAGGCCAAATGTGAAATCACCCAGTACCTAATGTGGAGGGAAAATAGGATGTCAGGAGTTCATAGTATATATCTTATTCAGCTGGACAAGGATAATGTTGTCTCCCAGTCCTGCAGTGTGTGAATTTCTTGGTCAGTCTGTCTGGATGTTCCAACTCTGCTCTCCAGAAGATTTTTCCTTATCCTCCACAGCTCTTCAAAGGCTCGTCCATTAGAGAGGATCTACCCTTTGAGGGCTGGACAACTTTAGTAGCTCCTTTTTGTTGATGTGGGCTCATGGTCAAAGGGTTGAGCAATCACaggccttttttttctcccagagacTTGATCTGTTTGCTTTGAGATCTATCAATTTGCTGGACAGAAAGTGTGCACTGTTGACCACACTTGTTTCTATTCTAAGCACTACTGCTttgcttcttcatttttaaaggacataCTGGATCAGTGTTTTTCAACTATTGGCCGTGAACTATTAGTGAGGCGTGAAGTCAATTTAATGAGTTGCCACCAgcaattaaaaaaggaagaaaaaaagaacagaataggggcacctggctggctcagtggtagaacatgcaactcttgatcttggggtcctgagttcaagccccaagttgggctaagaaaaatagaacagaataaaatacatTGAGTGCATTGCACATAGCAAGATAAGtgttgttttgttaattttttgcatgttataaatatatttgaatacgTGTACTGGCTTGCAGTGCAAAAGTATATGGGTTACTGAAAAATCACTGCAGATCTCATTTCTTAGCACTCTTATGAAGAAGCCTGATGAAAAGATTTCCACAACTAAATTGAGGACAGGTAATTCAGACAGAAGtcgagtttttaaaaaattgaggtattgggataattctattttctgttttgttttggttatcAAAACATAGCTTGTAGATACtttagcaatgaaattgaaaaattagTGCCCTCTTCTGTTCTTCCATAACACTGAACACCTATCTACTTTAGCACTTGtcacattatattataattatttacctgtcttctctctcttccaaagtAGAATGGATCCTGTAACTCAAACCAAACTTTATAAATATTGGAGCATTTCTGCTTTCTCCACAGCATTTAGTTCAGTTTCTTACTCATTGGCAACtctagaaatatttgttaaataaaggtATGAAATAAAGAATGAAGTAGACTGCGGGGCCTGGCTGACTTAGTTGGTAGAGCAAGTGACTCGATCTCAGgtttgtaggttcgagccccatgttgggtgtagagattacttaaaaaaaaggggggggtgcctgggtggctcaatcgttaagcgtctgccttcggctcaggtcatgatcccagggtcctgggatagagccccgcatcaggctccccgctcagcgggaagcctgtttctccctctcccgctccccctgcttgtgttccctctgttgctgtgtctctctctgtcaaataaataaataaaatctttggaaaaaaaaaaagaataaagtgaacCATTCCTTTTCCCTACTCATTTTGACCAGAACCTATTTTTCCAGTCTCATTTTCCTCTATACATCTTATGATCCTACACTGTGAAGATTAATTTGCCTTCAGTGGtctgaaagaacattttaaaaacttgtcaATTTTGAAAATGATACTTATTTTGGGCAAACCACGCCCCCTAGATACATAtttagtataaatatttaaacaaatgaaacaaaaactaacatggtttttaaaatgcagtttttccTTTTACTATGTTTGTGTGGACAAACCTAAACATTTGTcttctggttaaaaaaaacagGTGTTAGTAATAAGAGAAGGCATACCCCATTAGGATTCCAAATAGTACAGAACTAGGAGAATTTTCCTTATGGTGTAAATTGCCTTACCCCCTCCTCAGCTTTCAGAGCTTTAGAAATTGGTTTCTGGCTtaccagtttcttcattttctcttcacaATACAATTTGCTCATTTGCATAAACTTTTGTTCAATGTCTATAATAATGATTGCTGTATTAGATGACTAATCCACAATTGGATAGATTATGAAGATACGTTTTTCTCTTAGTTGTATTATGGGATTCTGAAGGAATTTTTAATGGTACAATATATTCTATAATGAAAATATGTAATCCTAAAGTTTCAATATTATTTCCTGGGGCCAAGAAATTACTTCAGTTATGTTGGTCCTGCCCAGCAGGCTCTGACCATCTTGAAAGTTGTAGATACTGGCTCTGTGGGAGGTCTTTCTGGAACAAAACTCACAAAGCTGAGTTGTGAAGCTCTTAGGAGGCAGGAAATGGAGCTCTGTCCTCTGACACTATTGTTTTCTCTAAAATACTTTATTCCCTGCCCCCCAACCACCAGGAGAAAACAATGAAACGAgttggagaaaaatagaaaatggaataaGTTCACTTTAATTAGCatgttttctgccttttaaaaaaagtgctcattctgggggtgcctgggtggctcagtcgttaagcgtctgccttcggctcagatcatgatcctggagtccctggatcgagtcccgcatggggctccctgctcggcagggagtctgcttctccctctgaccctcccccctctcatgtgctctctctctcattctctctctctcaaataaataaataagatcttaaaaaaaaaagtactcattcTGGGGCCCCTGGTTAGCTCTTtgggaagagcatgcaactttgaccttggggttgtgagtgtgacccccactttgggtgtagagattactaaaaaaaaatacacttaaaaaaagtattcactcaaaaaaaagtatttattctgTGGTGGGAACTGAACATCTTTTAAGAAGTATAACTGGGGTATAAGAAAATCTTAGTTGAATTGAAGGACTTCACCTAGACAGGCACAATTGTATTTTGTCTTCACCCAGCATTAACAGGCTGGATTATTTTGCCAAGGTATTAAAGTAGGGAACCTGGAGTTCAGAATTCCGATATCTAGTCCAAGCTCTTGTCTGAGCTTGACAAACAATTTAACCTGTATCTCCTTATTTATAAGGTGAAAAGTGCATTTgcttgtaatatatatatatatatattttttcttttttttcgatttttatttttaagtaatctctacacccaatgtggggcttgaacccacaaccctgatatcaagacccacatgttccactgactgagccagccaggtgcccctgcttataatatttttgatatttccaTATAGAAAGGGGAAACAATTATATAGGCTTGTtctagaaaaaatatgaatagccCATTTAAATGGAGcacttcggggtgcctgggtggctcagtcacttaagtggcagactcttgattttggctcaggtcatggtctcagggtcccaggatagagcctcatgttgggctccccgctggacaggaagtctgcttcaggattctctctttccctctgcccccccttcccctcccccccccggtcttgtgctctctctctatataaaataaataaataactctttaaaaaaaaatggaacacttAAAAATGTTGTCTACTGGCAAAGAGTTTagccttaacatttttttcctctgtaggCCAAATACATTTCAATGTGTAGACTTTGCTAGCATTTAAAAGCTTTAAATAGGTTaccaataataatagtaatttttttactGAGTAATCTCTACCCCTAATGTGGTgttccaactcacaaccccaagatcaagagttgcatgctccaccaactgagacagtcaggcaccccttaaaaattaactgactttttttttttttttaagattttatttatttatttgagagcgagagagagagagaatgagagaacaggagagggggtagggtcagagggagaagcagactccctgctgagcagggagcccgatgcagcactcgatcccaggactccaggatcatgacctgagccgaaggcagtcacccaaacaacagagccacccaggcgcccaataactGACATTTTTGAGAGCtcattttgtgccaggcattttacTAAGAGCTTCACATGTAGTAGTCttatttaatttagttattttgtAGGCAAGCATCTTCCATTAACCAAGATCCCAGAACTGCAAAAATGTGTTAATTTATGAAATTAagtatttcaggggcacctgggtggctcagtcagttaaacatctgcctttggctcaggtcatgatcccagggtcctgggatcaagtcccgcatcgggcttctttcttagcggggaggctgcttcttcctctccctctgttgctccccctgcttgtgctctctctctatctctgacaaataaataaaatcttaaaaaaaaaaaaagaaacaatttcagTGAATTCCTCACATTCCTGAAGAGATAAAAgattatcaaaatattaataattgttgAAACTGGGTGACCAATACTTAGGGCTTCATTAtactattttacttttgtttacaTATGAAAATTTCTGTGATAAAAAGTGAAAGACACAAATATGAagcaacttttcccaggatcagccatcctgcttatgttcctttctctctgttttcagcTTAGTATGACAGTTGCCTACATATGGGGATGAATGTTTCCCTAGTCGGGAAGGGAAAGATTGGTGGCATTTATACTGTGACCCATCTCCCCAGTTCTTCCTAATGGACAcaggaaatttcttttctcacttttttaaaaaatctctgtcATACACATAGGAATCTATACAAAAGTGTTAATGGCTTTCTTTGGTGGCAGGTTCAGGAGATGGCACAATTGAGGACCTTTGCTCTTTTTATCTACCAGAATCCACTCCTACCCTCATTTGGGAAGAGCAGCTTCCTTCCTATGGGGACCAAATCCTCCCTGATTCCTTATAGTTCTGGTGGGGCTGCTACTCAAAGTACCCCACCTCTTGGCTATGGGGTTGGGTGTATATCAGAGACTGGCTATACATACACTCTACTTGTTGTTGACCACATTAGTTGACCTATGGATGGACACATGACCTGAACCAGGTCAATTAGGATCCTTTCCTACAATCTTATTTACAGATggtaaaaccagaaaaaaaaaaaaaaaaaaaaagcctctcttTTCCCTGCGATCGCTAGCTGAGGTCATGGAGCTGTCCCTGGTAATGCTTTCTCCACCCACCACCCTATAGAAGAAGCTCGTATATAATAGGAAAGAATAAggttaaaacattgaaaaaagcagggagagaaagagtagGATCAAAAGTGAGaatgaatgtgggaaagaaatGATGATTCTGAATTCCTGGATCTAGTCATTCCTGAAGCCTTTATCCTTTCCTCTGTTGTAAGGTGGGAGTCAGTTCACTGGCTACTTTCCTCCAGTTAGTTCGAGTTGGGGTTCTGTTATTTGTATCTAAAAGTAAGGCCATGAGGAGAGCTACTGCTCTGTACTTCAGGAGTACTATCTGAATTCCAGCTAAGAATTACCACCTAGCGTAGTGTCTGGTACTTGGCAAGTACTCAAGAAATAAGTTGGGAGAGATATAACTCATCCTTGATAATTGCTAAGCTCTTTGGTTATTCTTGTGACTTTTTGGTGCCTTgattaaaatagagat of the Halichoerus grypus chromosome 1, mHalGry1.hap1.1, whole genome shotgun sequence genome contains:
- the C1H3orf33 gene encoding protein C3orf33 homolog isoform X2, with product MAIAGTMLLLRSVRMTSKFTSSSDIPVEFIRKNVKLRGRLRRITENGLEIEHIPITSPIISSWKKEPCGVLLVKLAGVELTETGKVWLQKELKPSQLLWFQLLGKENSVLFCYLLVNKGRFFSVSLNEEILRRGLGKTVLVKGLDYDSKIYWTIHRNLLKAELTALKKREGIWKEESEESYLEKFKGSWREIWKKDSYFKNIGSDFNLKKGGYYDKFRRTYETWKDNINNYSLILKFRELMNCIHFRRKG